One genomic window of Candidatus Nitrospira inopinata includes the following:
- a CDS encoding APC family permease: MEIHPTDPPQDSPSTIEPGKAVVFPEENAGHVHSAHAASASPTLHRSLSLWNSLTIGFATVSPVAGLYAIIGVQTVVAGGGWFPALALCLVMQLLVATVYAELSSQIPIAGGAYKWARQLGGEITGTYAGAIYISSTIAMLTTTAYTGGIWLAIFFGSNSETGLNLVLWGAAFMLVCTVLNLVHVSVFKLLISLGVYAEIVGSFGVALLLFLFFRQHEFSELFAHLGTGTAPSKTAAFLAALAVSGWAFIGFDACSTIAEETHDPKRMVPRAIFFSLCMVGSVVLFNSAALTLSFHRDTLQQTSAASDPVTPVIVDNFGAWAETPFLAIVLVAFLACGSSMVRYTSRIVFSMAREGSLPDALSRVTAAGAPRRAVLFTVALATLGLLFGLNDEAVATVLAFGTGGLYAMFAMTTGVGLYTRLTGRWDPSLGHLKLGSWGLLINTVAFLWSVFEFVNIAWPRPYAVAPDAPWWQLWAVPLVLGGILASTTLSVIVGRNGPPVYLGKVKSGKAEPGQE; encoded by the coding sequence ATGGAAATCCACCCCACAGATCCTCCACAGGACAGTCCCTCGACGATCGAGCCGGGAAAAGCGGTCGTATTCCCCGAAGAAAACGCAGGTCACGTTCATTCTGCGCACGCGGCGAGCGCCTCCCCGACGCTCCATCGCAGTCTCAGTCTCTGGAACAGCTTGACCATCGGGTTTGCGACGGTCTCCCCGGTTGCGGGGCTCTACGCCATTATCGGCGTTCAGACGGTCGTCGCCGGAGGCGGATGGTTTCCCGCCCTGGCTCTGTGTTTGGTGATGCAGTTGCTGGTCGCGACGGTCTACGCGGAACTGTCCTCGCAGATCCCGATCGCGGGGGGCGCGTACAAATGGGCGAGGCAACTCGGCGGAGAAATCACGGGCACGTACGCCGGCGCCATTTACATCAGCTCCACGATCGCGATGCTGACCACCACCGCCTATACCGGCGGCATCTGGCTGGCGATTTTTTTTGGATCCAACAGTGAAACGGGTTTGAACCTGGTCCTCTGGGGAGCGGCGTTCATGCTGGTCTGCACCGTGCTGAACCTCGTCCACGTCTCGGTCTTTAAGCTGCTCATCTCTCTCGGCGTCTACGCGGAAATCGTCGGTTCATTTGGCGTCGCGCTTCTGCTGTTCCTCTTTTTCCGGCAGCATGAATTCTCGGAACTGTTCGCGCATCTTGGGACCGGGACCGCGCCCAGTAAAACCGCTGCGTTTTTGGCGGCGCTCGCCGTATCGGGGTGGGCCTTCATCGGCTTCGACGCCTGCTCGACCATCGCCGAAGAAACGCACGACCCCAAACGGATGGTGCCGCGCGCGATCTTTTTCTCACTCTGCATGGTCGGAAGCGTGGTGCTCTTCAATTCCGCCGCCCTGACCCTGAGCTTTCACCGCGATACCCTGCAACAGACCAGCGCCGCGTCCGACCCCGTCACGCCCGTGATCGTCGACAATTTCGGCGCCTGGGCGGAAACCCCGTTCCTGGCCATCGTCTTGGTGGCGTTCTTGGCTTGCGGCTCGTCGATGGTCCGGTACACCTCCCGCATCGTGTTTTCCATGGCCCGCGAAGGAAGTCTGCCGGACGCTCTCAGTCGGGTCACCGCCGCGGGCGCGCCGCGCCGCGCCGTCCTGTTCACGGTCGCCCTGGCCACGCTGGGATTGTTGTTCGGACTCAATGATGAAGCGGTCGCCACGGTGCTGGCGTTCGGCACGGGTGGGTTGTACGCCATGTTCGCGATGACCACGGGAGTCGGGCTCTATACCCGTCTTACCGGCCGGTGGGATCCCTCGTTGGGTCACCTGAAGTTGGGCTCGTGGGGACTTCTGATCAATACGGTGGCGTTTCTCTGGTCGGTGTTTGAATTCGTCAATATCGCGTGGCCGCGTCCCTACGCCGTTGCCCCCGATGCGCCCTGGTGGCAACTCTGGGCCGTCCCGCTGGTGCTCGGCGGCATTCTCGCCTCGACGACGCTGTCCGTCATCGTCGGCAGAAACGGCCCGCCGGTTTATCTGGGAAAGGTCAAATCGGGAAAGGCCGAGCCCGGTCAAGAATGA
- a CDS encoding PAS domain S-box protein, which yields MTERISPQSSETGSRFPRVPPPDQQMELMLDIDREDYRFALEQASDIICRTNLSGRITFANPAVTRILGYAMVEVLGHHITEFIREDYRAKVWWFHVRQFLRGRPSSYLELPLVARTGKEIWVGQNVQLLQRDEEVIGFQAVVRDISVIKQAEQARRASEEKLQSFFHDAPIMYFTLNSEGTILSVNRSGAEQLGYTMSELVGRSILDMFLVEDRDSVKVQMETCLERPGVVCEWELRKVRRDGATIQVHERARVVPGSDGRPVVLVVCQDITERVRHERALKEIYQQLEQRVMERTSELLAANEALRQTTSQLQTLIEESPFAIIELDESAKVVSWNTAAASIFGWTEQEVVGGELPYVPCNEKEEEQSLQLWQSIMQGVPVRNVELRRHRKDGSTAEISFWGVARRNAEGRVTGALAFCIDITQQKRLEQQFRQAQKMEAVGRLGGGIAHDFNNLLTVINGCSALLLDRVRREDPIHHLLDEISKAGARAADLTRQLLAFSRQQVLKPQRVDLNESLKGITSMIERLMGEDIEVVLDLDPGLWPIQVDKGQIDQVVMNLAVNARDAMPDGGKLTLSTANFVLHPWTPVSNPLFTPGDYVQLTVRDTGLGMDQDVRAHLFEPFFTTKEEGKGTGLGLATVYGIVKQSRGVIFVDSAPGEGTTFDLYFPRFVEQDDEVAIPRSSRPVRGGERVMLVEDQESVRDLVCLALEEYGYQVFKAANGDEAFRLAAVISEPIDVLVTDVVMPRFTGPVVAERLRQRWPGLRVLFMSGYTERVKPMFLNSPGTLFIQKPFLPTELAAQLRRLLDDTF from the coding sequence ATGACCGAACGCATCTCCCCACAGTCCTCCGAAACGGGCAGCCGATTTCCGCGCGTGCCGCCCCCCGATCAACAGATGGAGCTGATGCTGGACATCGATCGGGAGGATTATCGGTTTGCGCTCGAACAGGCCTCCGACATCATCTGCCGCACCAACCTTTCCGGCCGCATCACCTTCGCCAATCCCGCCGTGACCAGAATCCTGGGCTACGCGATGGTGGAAGTGCTCGGCCATCACATCACGGAATTCATTCGTGAGGATTATCGCGCGAAAGTGTGGTGGTTCCACGTGCGGCAGTTCCTGCGCGGCCGCCCGTCGAGCTATCTGGAACTCCCCCTGGTCGCCCGAACGGGCAAAGAAATTTGGGTCGGGCAAAACGTGCAACTGCTGCAACGGGACGAGGAAGTGATCGGCTTTCAAGCCGTGGTCCGCGATATTTCCGTCATCAAGCAAGCCGAGCAGGCGCGTCGCGCCAGTGAAGAGAAGCTCCAAAGTTTTTTTCATGACGCCCCGATCATGTATTTCACTCTGAACAGCGAGGGGACGATTCTGTCCGTGAATCGGTCCGGAGCCGAGCAACTCGGCTACACCATGTCCGAGTTGGTGGGGCGGTCCATCTTGGACATGTTCCTGGTCGAGGATCGAGACAGCGTAAAGGTCCAAATGGAGACGTGTCTGGAGCGTCCCGGCGTCGTGTGCGAGTGGGAGCTGCGGAAAGTTCGGAGAGACGGCGCCACCATCCAGGTTCATGAGCGCGCGCGCGTCGTCCCCGGCAGCGACGGGCGGCCCGTCGTGCTCGTGGTCTGTCAGGATATTACCGAACGGGTTCGGCATGAGCGGGCGCTCAAGGAGATTTATCAACAGCTCGAACAACGGGTGATGGAACGGACGAGCGAGTTGCTGGCGGCCAACGAGGCGCTTCGCCAGACGACGTCGCAGCTCCAAACCCTGATCGAAGAATCGCCCTTTGCCATCATCGAACTGGATGAAAGCGCCAAGGTCGTCAGTTGGAATACCGCCGCCGCAAGCATCTTCGGGTGGACGGAGCAAGAAGTGGTGGGGGGCGAACTGCCGTATGTGCCGTGCAACGAAAAAGAGGAGGAACAATCGCTCCAACTTTGGCAATCGATCATGCAAGGCGTTCCGGTCAGAAACGTGGAGCTGCGTCGGCACCGGAAGGACGGCTCGACGGCCGAGATCAGTTTTTGGGGCGTGGCGCGCCGCAACGCCGAAGGGCGGGTGACGGGGGCGTTGGCGTTTTGCATCGACATTACTCAACAAAAACGACTGGAGCAACAGTTCCGGCAGGCTCAAAAGATGGAGGCGGTGGGGCGTCTGGGAGGAGGCATCGCGCACGATTTCAACAATCTCCTGACCGTCATCAACGGCTGCAGCGCCTTGCTGCTGGATCGGGTGCGGCGAGAGGACCCGATCCATCATCTGCTCGACGAAATATCCAAGGCGGGAGCTCGAGCCGCCGACCTGACGAGACAACTTCTGGCGTTCAGCCGGCAACAAGTGCTCAAGCCGCAGCGCGTCGATCTGAATGAGTCTCTCAAGGGGATCACCTCCATGATCGAGAGGCTGATGGGCGAGGATATCGAAGTGGTGCTCGATCTTGACCCCGGTCTCTGGCCCATCCAGGTGGACAAGGGGCAAATCGACCAAGTGGTGATGAATCTGGCGGTCAACGCGAGAGACGCGATGCCGGACGGCGGCAAGCTGACGCTTTCCACGGCCAATTTCGTCCTGCATCCGTGGACGCCGGTGTCCAATCCGCTGTTCACGCCCGGCGACTATGTGCAGTTGACCGTCCGCGACACCGGTTTGGGCATGGATCAGGACGTGCGCGCGCATCTCTTCGAGCCGTTCTTTACGACCAAAGAAGAGGGCAAGGGCACGGGGCTCGGACTCGCGACGGTGTATGGAATCGTCAAGCAAAGCCGCGGCGTCATCTTCGTCGACAGCGCGCCGGGCGAGGGCACGACGTTTGATCTCTATTTCCCGCGCTTCGTCGAGCAGGACGACGAGGTGGCGATCCCCCGGTCGTCGCGCCCCGTGCGGGGAGGCGAGCGGGTCATGCTCGTCGAAGACCAGGAGTCGGTGAGGGATCTCGTCTGTCTCGCCCTTGAGGAGTACGGCTATCAGGTGTTTAAAGCGGCGAACGGGGACGAGGCGTTTCGTCTGGCCGCCGTGATATCAGAGCCGATCGATGTCCTGGTGACGGACGTGGTGATGCCGCGCTTCACGGGACCGGTGGTCGCGGAACGGCTCAGGCAGCGGTGGCCGGGCCTCAGGGTGCTCTTCATGTCGGGTTACACGGAGCGAGTCAAACCGATGTTTCTCAATTCGCCGGGCACCCTGTTCATCCAAAAACCGTTTTTGCCGACCGAGTTGGCCGCGCAGTTGCGTCGGCTGCTTGACGATACCTTCTGA
- a CDS encoding HEAT repeat domain-containing protein gives MRMISPSTAKVFLLLLVLSLITDPLRAYRDYFTPEQKSQLEKIRVVLVEALALTDKGEADAGPIAQTVSRRLREVGYTIVLNREEPHDVVFRVKCEQRKTWEGTTAAGGDADLPDAPSRLWKGPACQLTYLLSGMKIKWQKEVRTEFDDATAAAQAAQAADPGAYAIAKLTEELERHEFPLFLAAEWGHPERLLALLDSPNTSQARKIHIISLLGEMQADEALPKLKEILKDRDLATQAIVAMGNLGRESIPLLINILNSSSQVDLQAAAAKGLGQIGGIAGDASVVPPLLAKLQDPGTDWTVLTEVAWALGKVPDKRSIQPLYDLDKKLQAIRDPDNVVLKKLKEAVFWAIKQCDTWDQYS, from the coding sequence ATGCGCATGATATCACCCTCTACGGCGAAGGTTTTTTTGCTTTTGCTGGTTCTCTCACTCATCACCGATCCCTTACGGGCTTATCGCGATTATTTCACGCCCGAACAAAAATCTCAGTTGGAAAAGATTCGCGTCGTCCTGGTGGAAGCCCTCGCCCTGACGGACAAGGGCGAAGCGGACGCCGGCCCCATCGCACAAACCGTGTCGCGCCGGCTTCGCGAAGTCGGGTATACCATCGTCTTGAATCGAGAAGAGCCCCATGATGTCGTCTTTCGCGTCAAGTGCGAGCAACGCAAAACCTGGGAAGGCACGACCGCGGCCGGCGGCGATGCCGATCTTCCTGACGCGCCATCCCGATTGTGGAAGGGCCCGGCCTGTCAATTGACCTATCTGTTGAGCGGCATGAAGATCAAGTGGCAAAAGGAAGTGCGGACGGAGTTTGACGACGCCACGGCCGCCGCGCAGGCCGCGCAAGCCGCCGACCCCGGCGCCTACGCGATCGCCAAGCTGACGGAGGAACTCGAACGGCATGAGTTCCCCCTGTTTTTGGCGGCAGAGTGGGGGCATCCGGAACGCCTCCTTGCCCTGCTTGATTCACCCAATACAAGTCAGGCCCGAAAAATCCACATCATCTCGCTCTTGGGAGAGATGCAAGCCGACGAAGCCTTGCCTAAACTCAAAGAAATCCTGAAAGACCGCGACTTGGCCACACAGGCGATCGTCGCCATGGGGAATCTGGGCAGAGAAAGCATCCCCTTGCTCATTAACATCTTGAACTCTTCCTCCCAGGTGGACCTTCAAGCTGCGGCGGCCAAGGGGCTCGGACAAATCGGAGGCATTGCCGGCGACGCCTCCGTCGTTCCTCCGCTGCTGGCCAAACTTCAAGACCCCGGCACGGACTGGACCGTCCTGACGGAGGTCGCGTGGGCCCTGGGAAAAGTTCCCGACAAACGGTCGATCCAACCGCTCTACGATCTTGACAAAAAACTCCAAGCCATCCGCGACCCGGACAACGTCGTATTGAAAAAACTGAAAGAAGCCGTGTTTTGGGCGATCAAGCAGTGCGACACGTGGGATCAATACAGTTAA
- the atpG gene encoding ATP synthase F1 subunit gamma, with translation MPSLQSLRRKIAAFKNTQKITKAMKMVAAAKLKRSQDRILAARPYAHKMRGVLSNLSQRVNRSAHPLLQKREGKKVEVLVVTSDRGLCGGFNGNIVRRSAEFVRQCEARGVAVHLSIVGRKGRDYFRRRAWPIRQEWTGIFDKLSFEHAIDIGGDLTDHFIQGTFDELYVVYNEFKSAIQQRVIVEKLFPVDAASEFGAAPVEGAAGGGYLYEPGEAELLDVLVPKHFQVQTYRILLESAAAEHGARMAAMDGATRNAGQLIKKVTLYYNKTRQAAITKELMDIVGGAEALK, from the coding sequence ATGCCAAGTCTCCAATCGCTCCGCCGCAAGATCGCGGCGTTCAAGAACACCCAGAAGATCACGAAGGCCATGAAAATGGTGGCCGCCGCGAAGCTGAAACGCTCCCAGGACCGCATCCTGGCGGCCCGCCCCTACGCTCATAAAATGCGGGGTGTTTTGAGTAATTTAAGTCAACGGGTGAATCGCTCCGCCCATCCGCTCCTGCAGAAGCGCGAGGGTAAAAAAGTCGAAGTGCTGGTGGTGACGAGCGACCGCGGTTTGTGCGGGGGGTTCAACGGCAACATCGTGCGACGGAGTGCGGAGTTCGTGAGGCAGTGCGAGGCGAGGGGAGTGGCGGTCCATCTGAGCATCGTCGGGCGAAAGGGTCGGGATTATTTTCGCCGCCGCGCGTGGCCGATTCGCCAAGAATGGACGGGGATTTTTGATAAGTTGAGTTTCGAGCACGCCATCGATATCGGCGGCGATCTCACGGATCATTTCATCCAAGGCACGTTCGATGAGCTCTACGTCGTGTACAATGAGTTCAAGTCGGCGATCCAGCAACGTGTGATCGTCGAGAAACTCTTTCCCGTCGATGCGGCCTCCGAATTCGGTGCGGCGCCGGTCGAAGGCGCGGCGGGCGGCGGCTATCTCTACGAGCCGGGTGAAGCGGAACTGTTGGACGTTCTGGTACCCAAGCATTTTCAAGTTCAAACCTATAGAATTCTCCTGGAATCAGCCGCGGCCGAGCATGGGGCTCGCATGGCCGCCATGGACGGCGCGACGCGCAACGCCGGGCAGCTCATCAAAAAAGTCACGCTGTACTACAACAAGACTCGGCAAGCGGCGATTACCAAGGAATTGATGGATATCGTAGGAGGCGCGGAAGCCCTGAAGTAG
- a CDS encoding AsmA family protein, with product MKVAMGVLTLVAAVVGLVLALPFLIDLNRYQDQYKPLIEDALNRTIEIQDVRLTLWPTIGARVTGLSILDDPAFGAGPFASAASLDVGVKLLPLLSGKIEVREITLREPVVTVVKNHRGVLNVATLGRAGREAPRVPSRAPIPSMEGPLKILGMLPADRVSIAGGTLTYRDFSAAKPTEYVLQDLNLLLRAIRIGHTPSLRLDAVVQPFNLPLKLDGTFGPLKETADIEAINVRLNLGSAHFTVTGSVVGHDAAMTISAPAVNMAELPLVPPFMKPVAMNDFKMAVAVRGQEAELTALSFRVFGGLAKGRGKVVAGSDAPPFDGTVSIEGLHLGTAFRTFTDAQVSVSGSADATLTFKGRGFAIQDLTRSLEGTGRMVVKDGTIEGVNLPRETVALLNAAGIPLDDTRAMTFRTIETDYVVGQGMVAVQRLLMEGRDVQATGGGTIGFDRRLSLAVTVSLSRDLSEKIAGVSPVAKLAMRDGRMVLPLVIGGTVQAPSYRLDLKGVTGNLHELIQRKAAQVVDGLLGGTVPDVLKRRGRPLLSEILGGSRP from the coding sequence ATGAAAGTCGCGATGGGCGTGTTGACTCTGGTCGCAGCGGTCGTCGGGCTTGTGTTGGCCTTGCCCTTTCTGATCGACCTCAATCGGTATCAAGACCAATACAAGCCGCTCATCGAAGATGCTCTCAACCGAACGATTGAGATTCAGGACGTCCGCCTGACCCTGTGGCCCACCATCGGCGCGCGGGTAACGGGTCTGTCCATTCTGGATGATCCGGCGTTCGGCGCGGGGCCCTTCGCCTCGGCGGCTTCGTTGGACGTGGGCGTGAAACTGCTGCCGTTGCTGAGCGGAAAGATCGAAGTGAGGGAGATCACGCTGCGCGAACCCGTGGTGACGGTCGTCAAAAATCATCGCGGCGTCTTGAATGTGGCTACGCTTGGGCGAGCGGGGAGGGAGGCGCCGAGAGTCCCATCCCGCGCGCCGATTCCCTCGATGGAGGGGCCGCTCAAGATTTTAGGCATGTTGCCGGCCGATCGGGTGTCGATCGCGGGGGGTACGCTGACGTATCGAGATTTCTCGGCAGCGAAGCCCACCGAGTATGTCTTGCAGGATCTTAATCTGCTACTTCGGGCGATCAGGATCGGCCACACACCCAGTCTTCGCCTCGATGCCGTGGTCCAGCCCTTCAACCTGCCGTTGAAACTTGACGGGACGTTCGGTCCGCTGAAGGAAACGGCCGACATCGAAGCGATCAATGTTCGACTGAATCTGGGGAGCGCGCATTTCACCGTGACGGGGAGCGTCGTCGGCCACGATGCCGCGATGACCATCAGTGCCCCGGCCGTCAATATGGCAGAGCTTCCCCTCGTCCCGCCGTTCATGAAGCCGGTTGCGATGAACGATTTCAAGATGGCGGTGGCGGTCAGGGGGCAGGAGGCCGAACTCACGGCTCTCTCTTTTCGGGTGTTCGGCGGACTGGCGAAGGGGCGGGGCAAAGTGGTCGCCGGCTCGGACGCACCGCCTTTCGACGGAACGGTCAGCATCGAGGGGCTCCATCTCGGCACGGCGTTCCGGACTTTCACGGATGCTCAAGTGTCAGTCAGTGGATCGGCGGACGCCACCCTTACATTCAAAGGTCGCGGCTTTGCCATCCAGGATCTGACCAGGTCGTTGGAGGGGACGGGGCGGATGGTCGTGAAGGACGGGACGATCGAAGGGGTGAATCTTCCTCGTGAGACGGTCGCGCTCCTGAACGCCGCCGGCATCCCCCTTGACGACACTCGCGCCATGACGTTTCGGACGATCGAAACAGATTACGTTGTGGGGCAAGGCATGGTCGCCGTGCAGCGGCTGTTGATGGAGGGGCGCGACGTTCAAGCGACGGGCGGCGGGACGATCGGCTTTGACCGCCGTCTGAGCCTGGCGGTGACGGTGAGCCTCTCCCGGGACCTCAGTGAAAAAATTGCGGGGGTTTCGCCGGTCGCCAAACTCGCCATGCGAGACGGCAGAATGGTGCTCCCGCTCGTCATCGGCGGCACGGTTCAAGCGCCATCCTACAGGCTGGATCTCAAAGGCGTGACGGGGAACCTGCATGAGCTGATTCAACGGAAGGCGGCGCAAGTCGTCGATGGATTGCTCGGCGGTACGGTGCCGGACGTTCTCAAGCGTCGAGGACGGCCGTTGTTGAGCGAAATCCTTGGGGGATCGAGACCGTGA
- a CDS encoding agmatinase family protein, with the protein MAKKRTYQGKVPLHDNYGPEAKYAVEAEALLPTTKFEEEIARGLELGLPGADSIKDRRIPTFSRGELPHFAGINTFIKAPYVEDVRKCGQYDVAILGAPFDGGTTYRAGTRFGPQGIRKISALYGTYSFELGVDLRESVSICDVGDIFTIPGNIEKTFDQVSKGVGHVFASGAFPVVLGGDHSLGFATVRGVAQHLNGKKLGILHFDRHVDTQDTDLDERMHTTPWFHATNIPNVPAKNLVQIGIGGWQAPRPGVKAGRERQTTIMTVTDCVEMGIENAAKQALEVAFDGVDAVWLSFDVDCLDAAFVPGTGWPEPGGFLPREVLKFLQIIADTKPLAGMEIVECAPPYDAAEITSLMATRVICDVLACQVRSGHLGNRKKR; encoded by the coding sequence ATGGCGAAAAAGAGAACGTACCAAGGCAAGGTTCCATTGCATGACAACTATGGGCCGGAGGCGAAATACGCTGTTGAGGCGGAGGCCTTGCTGCCGACGACGAAATTTGAAGAAGAAATCGCCCGCGGCCTTGAATTGGGTCTGCCCGGCGCCGATTCCATCAAGGATCGCCGGATTCCCACCTTCAGCCGTGGAGAACTCCCCCACTTCGCCGGCATCAATACGTTTATCAAAGCTCCGTATGTGGAAGATGTGCGCAAATGCGGCCAGTACGACGTGGCGATTCTCGGCGCGCCGTTCGACGGCGGGACGACGTATCGTGCCGGCACCAGGTTCGGGCCCCAGGGCATTCGCAAGATTTCGGCGTTATACGGGACGTACAGTTTCGAACTCGGCGTGGACCTGCGGGAATCCGTCTCGATCTGCGACGTCGGCGATATCTTTACGATTCCCGGCAACATCGAGAAAACCTTCGATCAAGTCAGCAAGGGAGTCGGGCACGTCTTTGCCAGCGGTGCCTTTCCCGTGGTGCTCGGCGGAGACCATTCGCTCGGCTTCGCCACGGTACGCGGCGTGGCGCAGCACTTAAACGGCAAGAAGCTCGGCATCCTTCACTTCGACAGGCACGTGGACACGCAGGACACCGATCTCGACGAGCGCATGCACACCACGCCGTGGTTTCACGCGACGAACATTCCCAACGTACCGGCCAAGAATCTGGTGCAGATCGGCATCGGCGGGTGGCAAGCGCCCAGGCCCGGCGTGAAAGCGGGGCGGGAGCGTCAAACGACCATCATGACCGTGACCGATTGCGTGGAAATGGGCATTGAAAACGCCGCCAAGCAGGCGCTGGAAGTGGCGTTCGACGGCGTGGACGCCGTGTGGTTGAGTTTCGACGTCGATTGCTTGGACGCTGCGTTCGTGCCGGGCACCGGCTGGCCGGAGCCGGGCGGGTTTCTCCCGCGCGAGGTGCTCAAGTTTCTCCAGATCATCGCCGACACCAAGCCGCTGGCCGGCATGGAAATCGTCGAATGTGCGCCGCCCTACGATGCTGCCGAGATCACCAGCCTCATGGCCACGCGGGTCATCTGCGACGTGCTGGCCTGTCAGGTGCGATCCGGACACTTGGGCAATCGAAAGAAACGCTGA
- the atpA gene encoding F0F1 ATP synthase subunit alpha, producing the protein MQIKADEISAIIKEKIRGFDKQVDVKETGSVIQVGDGIAKVYGLDGAMAGEMLEFPGGLYGIALNLEEDNVGAVLMGDDVGIKEGDPVRRTGRIAEVPVGEALVGRVVNAIGQPIDGKGPIKSQHFSRIEVVAPGVNTRQSVREPLQTGIKAIDAMIPIGRGQRELIIGDRQTGKTAIAVDTIINQRGLGVFCIYVAIGQKRSTVARVVKTLEEHHAMDYSMVVSATASEPAPMQFLAPFAGAAMGEYFRDNAKHALIVYDDLSKHAVAYRQLSLLLRRPPGREAYPGDVFYLHSRLLERAAKLSDALGGGSLTALPIIETQAGDVSAYIPTNVISITDGQIYLGSDLFYSGIRPAINVGLSVSRVGGSAQIKTMKQVAGTLRLDLAQYREMAAFAQFGSELDKATQMQLARGVRMVELLKQGQYKPMPVADQVLSIFAGVNGFLDDVAVDKVQQFEADFLHYIQQHHPELRKEVTSISKIDDKVGGRLREVITTFKQKMGYGAKA; encoded by the coding sequence ATGCAGATCAAAGCCGATGAAATCAGCGCGATCATCAAAGAGAAGATTCGGGGATTCGACAAACAAGTCGACGTGAAGGAGACCGGCTCCGTCATCCAAGTCGGAGACGGCATCGCCAAGGTGTACGGACTCGACGGAGCCATGGCGGGTGAGATGCTCGAGTTTCCCGGCGGGCTCTATGGAATCGCGCTGAATCTCGAGGAGGACAACGTCGGCGCCGTGCTCATGGGCGACGACGTCGGGATCAAGGAAGGCGATCCGGTCAGGCGCACGGGCCGCATCGCGGAGGTTCCTGTGGGCGAGGCATTGGTCGGGCGGGTGGTCAATGCGATCGGCCAGCCGATCGACGGAAAGGGGCCGATCAAGTCGCAGCATTTTTCCCGCATCGAAGTGGTGGCGCCGGGCGTGAACACCCGCCAATCGGTGCGCGAGCCGTTGCAGACCGGCATCAAGGCCATTGACGCGATGATTCCGATCGGCCGCGGACAACGCGAGCTGATCATCGGAGATCGGCAGACCGGCAAGACGGCCATCGCCGTCGATACCATCATCAATCAACGAGGTCTGGGAGTCTTCTGCATTTACGTGGCCATCGGCCAGAAGCGATCGACCGTGGCGCGGGTCGTCAAGACCCTTGAGGAGCACCACGCGATGGACTACAGCATGGTCGTCTCCGCGACGGCCAGCGAGCCCGCTCCCATGCAGTTCCTGGCGCCGTTTGCCGGCGCGGCCATGGGCGAATACTTCCGCGACAACGCCAAGCACGCCCTGATCGTGTACGATGATTTGTCCAAACACGCCGTCGCCTATCGACAGTTGTCGCTGTTGCTCCGTCGACCGCCGGGCCGTGAGGCGTATCCGGGCGACGTGTTCTATCTTCATTCCCGCCTCCTCGAACGGGCGGCGAAGCTCAGTGACGCGCTCGGAGGAGGCAGTTTGACCGCCTTGCCGATCATTGAAACGCAGGCCGGCGACGTGTCGGCGTACATTCCGACCAACGTGATTTCGATCACCGACGGGCAGATTTATCTGGGGAGCGATCTGTTTTATTCGGGCATTCGCCCGGCCATCAACGTCGGTCTCTCCGTCTCTCGCGTCGGAGGGTCGGCGCAAATTAAGACCATGAAGCAAGTGGCCGGAACGCTTCGGCTCGACCTGGCTCAATATCGGGAGATGGCCGCCTTTGCGCAGTTCGGAAGCGAGCTGGATAAGGCGACCCAGATGCAGTTGGCGCGAGGGGTTCGCATGGTCGAGCTGCTCAAGCAGGGCCAGTACAAGCCGATGCCGGTGGCCGATCAGGTGCTCTCCATTTTTGCCGGCGTCAATGGTTTCCTCGACGATGTGGCTGTTGATAAAGTGCAGCAGTTTGAAGCGGATTTCCTGCATTACATTCAGCAGCATCATCCGGAACTGAGGAAGGAAGTGACGTCCATCAGCAAGATCGACGACAAGGTCGGAGGCCGTCTGAGAGAAGTCATCACAACCTTTAAGCAGAAGATGGGGTATGGAGCCAAAGCCTGA
- the atpH gene encoding ATP synthase F1 subunit delta has translation MIKTAVARRYARALFELLDPADIEATRETLNGLGQAIKESGDLRYVTASPAFSAEEKISVLTELSGRFRCPSEGKAFLGQLVRKNRIGFLPEIAEAFGKLVDQSKGVQQVSVSSATEFSQAERDRTQARLRDVLKREVAVTFHTDANLLAGVRIQVGNMVVDGTVRGRLNDIQSLLTRE, from the coding sequence GTGATTAAAACGGCAGTTGCGCGGCGTTACGCACGGGCGCTCTTCGAGCTTCTCGACCCAGCCGATATCGAAGCCACTCGAGAGACCCTGAACGGCCTTGGACAAGCCATCAAGGAGTCCGGGGATCTCCGCTACGTTACCGCGTCACCGGCGTTCAGCGCCGAGGAGAAGATCTCCGTGTTGACGGAATTGAGCGGTCGCTTTCGCTGTCCTTCGGAAGGGAAGGCCTTTCTCGGACAATTGGTCAGGAAAAATCGCATCGGGTTTTTGCCGGAAATTGCCGAGGCGTTCGGGAAGTTGGTCGATCAATCGAAAGGCGTGCAGCAAGTCTCAGTATCGTCGGCTACGGAGTTCTCCCAGGCCGAACGGGATCGGACTCAAGCGCGACTGCGCGACGTCCTGAAGCGAGAAGTCGCGGTCACGTTTCATACCGATGCGAACCTCTTGGCCGGAGTCCGGATCCAAGTCGGGAACATGGTGGTCGACGGTACGGTCCGGGGCCGCTTGAACGATATCCAGTCATTGCTGACGAGAGAGTAG